The Octadecabacter arcticus 238 genome contains a region encoding:
- a CDS encoding FAD binding domain-containing protein, translated as MKPVPFTHEIPKSLQLADKALTGDNSKVMAGGQSIGPMLNLRLVRPTTIVSIDQLDELQTVHIKGDVLSIGAAVTHAQIEDGIDDVDLPTMLRHVARSIAYRAVRNKGTIGGSLAHADPAADWVSAMTALGAQLVIRNAHGKSRREPMAGFMRGAYRTALQQGDIIVAVELPTAMGKALWGYEKICRKVGEFADAIGAVVIQPDLKYARIVVGATEDAPLLLDDMAREMARTATAPSLDEIDGALAAHLPGASRVKRQLLKTALSRAIAKVIPS; from the coding sequence ATGAAACCGGTGCCATTCACCCACGAAATCCCGAAATCCCTGCAACTGGCGGACAAGGCACTGACCGGTGACAACAGCAAGGTCATGGCAGGGGGCCAGTCGATCGGCCCGATGTTGAATCTGCGGCTGGTGCGGCCGACGACAATCGTCAGCATCGACCAGCTGGACGAATTGCAGACCGTCCACATCAAAGGCGACGTTTTATCGATCGGTGCGGCTGTCACCCATGCGCAGATCGAAGACGGGATCGACGATGTCGATTTGCCAACGATGCTGCGCCATGTCGCCAGAAGCATCGCCTATCGCGCCGTGCGCAACAAAGGCACCATCGGGGGGTCGCTTGCACACGCCGATCCGGCAGCCGACTGGGTCAGCGCCATGACGGCGCTTGGCGCGCAACTGGTGATCCGCAACGCGCACGGCAAATCGCGGCGCGAACCGATGGCGGGATTCATGCGCGGGGCATATCGCACCGCGTTGCAACAGGGCGACATTATCGTGGCCGTGGAACTGCCCACCGCCATGGGAAAGGCCTTGTGGGGCTACGAAAAAATCTGCCGCAAGGTTGGTGAATTCGCCGACGCCATCGGCGCTGTCGTCATCCAACCGGACCTGAAATATGCCCGCATCGTCGTCGGTGCCACCGAAGACGCGCCCTTGCTGCTGGATGACATGGCGCGCGAAATGGCGCGCACGGCCACCGCCCCGTCGCTGGATGAAATCGACGGGGCACTGGCGGCACACCTGCCGGGTGCATCACGGGTGAAACGACAACTTTTGAAAACTGCCCTGTCGCGCGCCATTGCAAAGGTAATCCCGTCATGA
- a CDS encoding xanthine dehydrogenase family protein molybdopterin-binding subunit, with amino-acid sequence MTTGIGARIPRKEDARHLNGTAQFVGDIKMPHLWEAAYVRSPLAHAKIKSITKPNGFEDQIFTIDDMVGLGPIVAQSTLATYNQSDHWPLAKDKVRFVGECIAMCVAPTRAEAEDIAEAVIVDLDPLDVHVRVETALAPGAEKLHAGWDNNLFLTTQFDNDLTEARKNATVIIEREYSTARQCMTPMEGKGALAYWDGKAEQLVMYTSTQVPHLIRTGVAECLGLDQGEVRVIAPDVGGGFGYKCVLQPEELTVGWAATHLGRPIRWTEDRREHLTAGANTREHKYKITAYADDTGRLLGLDADIWVDVGAYSVWPFTACLEAAQAGGNLPGPYDLGAYACRTYSVATNKPGFTPYRGVARPGVCFAMELTIDAIARAVGRDPLDVRRLNLVQGAKMPYTNVTGKFYDTGDYPEAARQAAEMIDAKSFAKRKAAAAKEGRHLGIGFSSFTEQSAHGTKVFASWGLALVPGYEQAMVKLAPTGSVEVKSGNQTTGQGLETTIAQVASDWLSLDLSRIKVTMGDTGMTPYSTGAYASRGMVMAGGAVSKASEELARRIRILGAHLLQCKPDETELKDGAVFKGAASVSLKQIAQAWYLRPDLLPDDIETTGMEVTEGYKPTIDTGVFTYATHAAVVEVDIETGKVDILDYVIFEDCGTRVNPLILDGQSYGGAAQGIGTALFEEVIYDSAGQPLTSTLADYILPGPAELPRFRLGHSESPSPYTRHGIKGVGEGAAIAPSGALVNAINDVLAPLGAEINSIPATPHRILTAIFDARDANSSVTETAQ; translated from the coding sequence ATGACGACAGGTATCGGCGCACGAATCCCCCGCAAGGAAGACGCCCGCCACCTCAACGGAACGGCGCAGTTTGTGGGCGACATTAAGATGCCGCACCTGTGGGAGGCCGCATATGTCCGCAGCCCGCTGGCCCACGCAAAAATTAAATCGATAACCAAGCCGAACGGGTTCGAGGACCAGATTTTCACCATAGACGACATGGTCGGGCTTGGACCCATCGTCGCGCAGTCGACTCTTGCGACTTACAACCAGTCCGATCATTGGCCGTTGGCCAAGGACAAAGTCCGTTTCGTCGGTGAATGTATTGCCATGTGCGTTGCCCCCACCCGCGCCGAAGCAGAAGACATCGCCGAAGCTGTCATCGTCGATCTAGACCCGCTGGATGTACATGTCAGAGTTGAAACCGCTCTTGCCCCAGGCGCTGAAAAACTGCACGCCGGATGGGACAACAACCTGTTTCTGACCACGCAATTCGACAATGATCTGACCGAAGCCCGGAAAAATGCCACCGTCATCATAGAGCGCGAGTATTCGACAGCACGCCAGTGCATGACCCCGATGGAGGGAAAGGGCGCGCTGGCCTATTGGGACGGCAAGGCAGAACAGCTTGTGATGTATACGTCGACACAGGTGCCGCATCTGATCCGCACCGGCGTCGCCGAATGCCTTGGTCTTGATCAGGGTGAAGTGCGGGTCATTGCGCCCGACGTCGGCGGGGGGTTCGGTTACAAATGCGTCCTGCAACCCGAAGAACTGACTGTGGGATGGGCCGCGACACATCTTGGCCGTCCGATCCGCTGGACCGAAGACCGGCGCGAACATCTGACCGCCGGTGCCAACACCCGCGAACACAAATACAAAATTACCGCATACGCCGACGATACCGGCCGCCTTCTTGGGCTTGATGCCGATATCTGGGTCGATGTCGGCGCCTATTCCGTTTGGCCGTTCACCGCCTGCCTTGAAGCCGCGCAGGCGGGCGGCAATCTGCCGGGCCCATATGATCTGGGGGCCTATGCGTGCCGCACCTATTCGGTCGCGACCAACAAACCGGGCTTTACCCCGTACCGCGGTGTCGCGCGTCCAGGGGTCTGTTTTGCGATGGAACTGACGATTGATGCGATTGCACGCGCCGTTGGTCGCGACCCGCTTGACGTGCGCCGCCTGAACCTCGTGCAGGGGGCCAAAATGCCCTACACCAACGTGACCGGAAAATTCTACGATACCGGCGATTATCCCGAAGCCGCGCGGCAGGCCGCGGAAATGATCGACGCGAAATCGTTTGCGAAACGCAAGGCCGCCGCCGCCAAGGAAGGGCGGCATCTGGGGATCGGGTTTTCGTCGTTTACCGAACAATCCGCGCATGGAACCAAGGTGTTCGCGTCCTGGGGCCTTGCACTGGTGCCGGGGTACGAACAGGCGATGGTCAAACTGGCACCAACCGGATCCGTAGAGGTCAAATCAGGCAACCAGACCACCGGTCAAGGTCTTGAAACGACAATCGCCCAAGTCGCGAGCGATTGGCTGTCACTGGATCTTTCGCGCATCAAGGTCACGATGGGCGACACCGGCATGACCCCCTATTCAACCGGCGCATACGCTTCGCGCGGTATGGTGATGGCGGGGGGGGCCGTGTCCAAAGCATCCGAGGAACTGGCGCGCCGCATTCGTATTCTGGGTGCCCATCTGTTGCAATGCAAACCCGACGAAACCGAACTGAAAGATGGTGCCGTCTTCAAAGGTGCGGCGTCCGTCAGTCTAAAACAGATCGCGCAAGCGTGGTATCTGCGCCCCGACCTGTTGCCTGACGACATCGAAACCACTGGCATGGAAGTCACCGAAGGCTACAAGCCGACAATCGACACCGGCGTTTTCACCTATGCCACCCATGCCGCCGTCGTCGAAGTCGACATTGAAACCGGCAAGGTCGACATCCTAGATTATGTGATCTTTGAAGACTGCGGAACCCGGGTGAACCCGCTGATCCTTGACGGCCAGTCCTACGGCGGGGCTGCACAAGGTATCGGAACGGCACTGTTCGAAGAAGTGATCTATGACAGTGCCGGACAGCCGCTGACATCGACGTTGGCCGATTATATTCTGCCGGGTCCGGCTGAACTGCCGCGATTTCGACTTGGTCATTCGGAATCGCCGTCGCCCTATACGCGGCACGGCATCAAAGGCGTCGGCGAAGGGGCCGCAATCGCCCCCAGCGGCGCATTGGTAAACGCGATCAACGACGTGTTGGCCCCGCTTGGTGCTGAGATCAACAGTATTCCCGCCACGCCGCACCGGATCCTGACCGCGATCTTTGACGCGCGTGATGCCAATTCCAGCGTCACGGAGACCGCACAATGA
- a CDS encoding MarR family winged helix-turn-helix transcriptional regulator, whose protein sequence is MDPNKQSNTDRVFVSDRLNGPVGRYTQLWNRPGYLIRRLHQIHVGLFAEACGADGVTAVQFAILSVLLKSDGIDQLTLSKAVGIDRTSGADVIKRLVRNELVTREPSKNDARAKAVRITTAGRRLIGEMQPAMEAAQDKLMDPLNAEDQAEFMQLLSRLINANNESSRAPMA, encoded by the coding sequence ATGGACCCAAATAAGCAATCTAATACCGATCGCGTCTTTGTCAGTGATCGCCTGAACGGGCCGGTGGGACGGTATACACAACTGTGGAATAGACCCGGTTATCTGATCCGCCGCCTGCATCAGATACACGTCGGTTTATTTGCAGAAGCCTGCGGAGCAGATGGCGTAACGGCTGTTCAGTTTGCGATCTTGTCTGTTTTGCTTAAAAGTGACGGGATTGATCAGCTGACACTGTCCAAGGCTGTCGGTATCGACCGGACCAGTGGCGCGGACGTTATAAAACGTCTGGTGCGCAATGAGCTGGTGACACGGGAACCCTCAAAAAACGATGCCCGCGCAAAAGCTGTCCGGATCACGACAGCAGGACGCAGGCTCATCGGTGAAATGCAGCCCGCCATGGAAGCAGCACAAGACAAGCTGATGGATCCACTGAACGCTGAAGATCAGGCGGAGTTCATGCAATTGCTGAGTCGTCTGATCAATGCTAATAACGAATCCAGCCGCGCTCCGATGGCGTAA
- a CDS encoding IS630 family transposase: protein MIRPGFLSPTERLELEVCVRSQREDHGIARRANALLLLDDGKSCQVIAEFLYLDDDTVRGWHKTYRENGWDALAVDGWKGGHSRMAADQEAALCDWLDGRFCHSSVEIRAHVSTKFGLRYSHSGCIKLLARLGFEYRKPKALPRVVSAEKQAAFIALYERLMGDLGADEAVYFADAVHPEYQTKPSHGWVKAGSNPAIKTTAGRGRVNIHGALNLETFDTPFVEPTTVDGVSAAQLLAKIEARNPDKRMIHVIWDNAAYHKGPDVRAFLARPDCRIHLIQLPPYCPHLTPLLGRLLRNRLSAMIERLWAVMHQHVTHNQYHPTQKQFANAILKFFRETIQNEWKTFRSQVSDNFRVITHEKFRVLP, encoded by the coding sequence ATGATCCGTCCCGGTTTTCTTTCTCCCACGGAGCGCCTTGAGCTTGAGGTCTGTGTTCGCAGTCAACGCGAAGATCATGGGATTGCACGGCGTGCAAATGCGCTTCTTTTGCTGGATGATGGGAAGTCCTGTCAGGTAATCGCGGAATTTCTATATTTGGACGACGACACCGTTCGCGGCTGGCACAAAACCTATCGTGAAAACGGCTGGGATGCGCTTGCAGTTGATGGCTGGAAAGGCGGTCACTCTCGTATGGCCGCTGACCAAGAGGCGGCATTATGCGACTGGCTGGACGGCCGCTTCTGCCACTCGTCGGTTGAGATAAGAGCCCACGTTTCAACAAAATTTGGCCTGCGCTACTCGCACTCTGGCTGCATCAAGCTTCTTGCCCGGTTGGGGTTTGAATATCGCAAGCCCAAGGCCCTGCCGCGCGTTGTCTCTGCTGAAAAGCAGGCCGCATTTATCGCATTGTACGAACGTCTGATGGGCGATCTGGGCGCAGATGAAGCCGTCTATTTCGCTGATGCTGTACATCCTGAATATCAGACAAAACCCAGCCATGGCTGGGTAAAGGCAGGATCAAACCCGGCGATCAAAACTACAGCAGGGCGTGGCCGCGTAAACATCCATGGCGCGCTGAACCTCGAAACCTTCGACACGCCCTTTGTCGAGCCAACCACCGTGGACGGCGTTAGTGCCGCGCAACTTCTGGCCAAGATTGAGGCTCGCAATCCCGACAAGCGAATGATCCACGTTATCTGGGACAATGCCGCCTATCACAAAGGGCCAGATGTCAGGGCCTTTCTCGCAAGGCCAGACTGCCGCATACATCTTATCCAGTTGCCGCCATATTGCCCGCATCTCACCCCCCTTCTCGGCAGATTGCTGCGCAATCGCCTGTCAGCAATGATCGAGCGATTATGGGCGGTCATGCATCAACATGTGACGCACAATCAATATCACCCGACACAAAAACAGTTCGCGAATGCGATCCTGAAATTCTTTCGCGAAACCATCCAAAATGAGTGGAAAACCTTCCGAAGCCAAGTCTCAGACAATTTCCGCGTCATAACTCATGAAAAATTTCGGGTTTTGCCGTAG
- a CDS encoding branched-chain amino acid ABC transporter permease, with amino-acid sequence MTLFLQFVLTGVVTGSFLILATIGFSFTRRVEGFLNIAHPELLGVSAFTTWGLNVMLGWHIVPSAVVGIIFTAFVGLIIGRVVYDPIRTLGPAILLITSVGVHYVLGGSVDALVGTGIRSLDIPLAESYRFWGLRITNYQLLVIVFAALATTGLALFLNKTPMGLAIRAMSANPELAASRGIDVKSTSRITWLISSGLAGLAGVMLAVIATLSTDIAFHQILQILAVAILAGLGSLYAVVAAGLIIGIAMDVSVFWIPAGYRPLVAFSVVILVLMFRPEGLAGKKSR; translated from the coding sequence ATGACGCTTTTTTTGCAGTTTGTTCTGACGGGCGTCGTGACAGGGTCTTTTCTGATCCTTGCCACGATCGGTTTTTCGTTCACCCGCCGTGTCGAGGGGTTCCTGAACATCGCGCACCCTGAATTATTGGGTGTGTCAGCCTTTACCACGTGGGGTTTGAACGTGATGCTTGGGTGGCACATCGTCCCATCTGCTGTGGTTGGGATTATTTTTACGGCGTTTGTCGGATTGATTATCGGGCGCGTCGTCTACGACCCGATCCGCACGCTTGGCCCGGCCATCTTGCTGATCACGTCCGTTGGTGTGCATTACGTCCTCGGCGGGTCTGTAGATGCCCTCGTCGGCACCGGTATTCGCAGCTTGGACATTCCGCTTGCCGAAAGTTACCGGTTCTGGGGGCTGCGGATCACCAATTACCAATTGCTTGTCATTGTCTTTGCGGCCCTCGCGACGACGGGCCTTGCCTTGTTTCTTAACAAAACTCCGATGGGTCTTGCTATCCGTGCGATGTCCGCGAATCCCGAACTTGCGGCATCACGCGGGATCGATGTCAAATCCACCTCGCGCATCACATGGCTTATTTCGTCGGGACTTGCAGGTCTTGCCGGTGTCATGCTTGCGGTCATTGCGACGCTGTCCACGGATATCGCGTTCCATCAGATCCTACAGATACTAGCGGTCGCAATTCTTGCGGGGCTCGGCTCACTTTATGCAGTTGTGGCCGCCGGGTTGATCATTGGCATAGCAATGGATGTATCCGTCTTCTGGATACCCGCAGGCTATCGCCCTCTTGTCGCGTTCAGCGTCGTCATTCTGGTGCTGATGTTCCGCCCAGAGGGTCTTGCAGGGAAGAAGTCACGATGA